Sequence from the Desulfurella sp. genome:
ACTTTTTAAAAACTAAAAAATAAGATAAAAGACGCCTTATAGCCACGCGCAAATCATGCAGGGCTTCATCTTTAGTATAAAACTCTTTAAAATTTGACTCAATCTCAGATACCTGATTGTTTATGATCTCTTCAAAAACATCGTAAAATAGCATAATTTAACTATTAGATAAAAAATTTTTTGTATACATAAAAACTATATTTGGATCAAAATTTAATACTTTTTCGTTTTTATCTTTATAATCATTGTTAAGTAAAAAATGTTTGATCAAATTTAGACGTGCTTTGTGTTTGTCATTTGCTTTAACAATTATCCACGGTGAACGTGGTGTATGGGTTCTCTCAAACATTTCATCCCTTGCTTTAGTGTAATCGTCAAAATGCTTTAAAGCAGCATCATCTACTGGGCTTTCCTTCCATTGCTTGAGCGGATCAGTTTTTCTTGATTTTAATCTTTTTTCTTGTTCTTTTTTGTCAATATCCAGATAATACTTAAACATCTTAATGCCTGCATTTATAAGGAGGTTTTCAAAATATACTACATCTTCAAAGAATTGTTCGTACTCTTTTTTAGTACAAAAACCCATTACACGTTCCACTCCTGCCCTATTATACCAGCTTCTATTAAACAATACGAACTCAGACGGTGCAGGCAAATGTGGTACAAATCGCTGGAAATACCATTCTTTTGCTTCTTTATCCGTTGGTTTCGAAACTGCAAAGATACGTGTTTCTCTTGGACTCAAATGCCTTGTTATGGTTCTTATCATGCCATCTTTGCCAGCAGAATCTCTGCCTTCAAGGATTATCAACACCTTCTCTTCTTTTTTTATAAGAGCGTTTTGGAATTTTACAAGTTCTACCCATAGCTTATAAAGTTCACGTTTATATTCATCTTTATCTTTTGACATAAAATACCCCCTATATTTAGCTAAATTATACGCCTTATTTGATAAAAAACAAGCCATAGTGTTTTCAAATGAACAAAAAGAAAATTTCTATGCTATTATCAAGACTTTTATTATAAAATACCAAGCTGTCAACCAGACTAGCATATCAAAAAGCAAGGTACTTTTGACACACTAGATTTCTAGTAATTAAAAAATGTTGTTATTGTGCGTAAAATACTTTAGTTATAGTTTTTTTGCAAAGTTTTTTCATTTTATGTAATAATTTGTTGACAATCGCGTTCAAATATGTATATTTAATAAAGATT
This genomic interval carries:
- the ppk2 gene encoding polyphosphate kinase 2, coding for MSKDKDEYKRELYKLWVELVKFQNALIKKEEKVLIILEGRDSAGKDGMIRTITRHLSPRETRIFAVSKPTDKEAKEWYFQRFVPHLPAPSEFVLFNRSWYNRAGVERVMGFCTKKEYEQFFEDVVYFENLLINAGIKMFKYYLDIDKKEQEKRLKSRKTDPLKQWKESPVDDAALKHFDDYTKARDEMFERTHTPRSPWIIVKANDKHKARLNLIKHFLLNNDYKDKNEKVLNFDPNIVFMYTKNFLSNS